The Vigna unguiculata cultivar IT97K-499-35 chromosome 6, ASM411807v1, whole genome shotgun sequence genome contains a region encoding:
- the LOC114186993 gene encoding uncharacterized protein LOC114186993 isoform X1, giving the protein MRVGTIFLLPLLLSLPLSIAQLPPDTAMSSRTLDAILQDCAFKAFLRPKTGVPYDAQVPRNLTGIRVSAMRLRSGSLRTRGVERYKEFQIPIGVFEQPYVERLVLVYHNLGNWSEKFYPLPGYSYLAPVLGLMSYSGATLNASELPELEIRASDNPILIKFPHVKPPPSGSVPKCVFFDLHGSVQFDILVHGNVCSTVQQGHFSIVVESNAPSPAPAAVAVAADVGKGGSKNKHRVWIIVASFLGGCVLVILLSLLIVKVRRTKQGMKIQQLEWVAESNETLHMASIGGTKAPLAVGTRTRPTIENDYVP; this is encoded by the coding sequence ATGAGGGTTGGAACCATTTTTTTGTTGCCATTACTTCTTTCTCTGCCGCTTTCAATCGCTCAGCTCCCACCTGACACTGCAATGTCATCCCGAACCCTCGATGCCATTCTTCAAGATTGCGCCTTTAAGGCATTTCTGAGGCCAAAAACTGGGGTACCCTACGATGCCCAAGTGCCCAGAAACCTAACCGGGATTAGAGTTTCAGCAATGAGGCTCAGGAGTGGTAGTTTGAGGACCAGAGGTGTTGAAAGATACAAAGAGTTTCAGATCCCAATTGGGGTGTTTGAGCAACCTTATGTAGAGAGGCTTGTTCTGGTGTATCACAACTTAGGCAACTGGTCTGAAAAGTTTTACCCTTTACCTGGTTACTCTTATCTGGCTCCTGTTTTGGGTCTAATGTCATACAGTGGTGCCACTCTGAATGCTTCTGAGTTGCCTGAATTAGAGATTAGAGCTTCTGATAACCCAATTTTGATCAAGTTCCCTCATGTAAAACCACCACCATCAGGGTCAGTGCCAAAGTGTGTGTTCTTTGATCTACATGGTTCTGTGCAATTTGACATCCTAGTACATGGTAACGTATGTTCAACAGTCCAACAAGGACACTTCTCTATTGTTGTGGAGTCTAATGCCCCATCTCCAGCACCTGCTGCTGTTGCTGTTGCTGCTGATGTTGGAAAAGGAGGTTCTAAGAACAAGCACAGGGTGTGGATAATTGTTGCATCATTTCTTGGTGGATGCGTGTTGGTGATCTTGTTGAGTCTATTGATTGTTAAAGTGAGAAGAACCAAACAAGGGATGAAGATTCAGCAGCTGGAATGGGTAGCTGAGAGCAATGAAACTTTGCATATGGCATCCATTGGAGGCACCAAAGCACCACTTGCAGTGGGGACTCGCACCAGACCAACAATTGAAAATGATTACGTGCCTTAG
- the LOC114186993 gene encoding uncharacterized protein LOC114186993 isoform X2, with amino-acid sequence MSSRTLDAILQDCAFKAFLRPKTGVPYDAQVPRNLTGIRVSAMRLRSGSLRTRGVERYKEFQIPIGVFEQPYVERLVLVYHNLGNWSEKFYPLPGYSYLAPVLGLMSYSGATLNASELPELEIRASDNPILIKFPHVKPPPSGSVPKCVFFDLHGSVQFDILVHGNVCSTVQQGHFSIVVESNAPSPAPAAVAVAADVGKGGSKNKHRVWIIVASFLGGCVLVILLSLLIVKVRRTKQGMKIQQLEWVAESNETLHMASIGGTKAPLAVGTRTRPTIENDYVP; translated from the coding sequence ATGTCATCCCGAACCCTCGATGCCATTCTTCAAGATTGCGCCTTTAAGGCATTTCTGAGGCCAAAAACTGGGGTACCCTACGATGCCCAAGTGCCCAGAAACCTAACCGGGATTAGAGTTTCAGCAATGAGGCTCAGGAGTGGTAGTTTGAGGACCAGAGGTGTTGAAAGATACAAAGAGTTTCAGATCCCAATTGGGGTGTTTGAGCAACCTTATGTAGAGAGGCTTGTTCTGGTGTATCACAACTTAGGCAACTGGTCTGAAAAGTTTTACCCTTTACCTGGTTACTCTTATCTGGCTCCTGTTTTGGGTCTAATGTCATACAGTGGTGCCACTCTGAATGCTTCTGAGTTGCCTGAATTAGAGATTAGAGCTTCTGATAACCCAATTTTGATCAAGTTCCCTCATGTAAAACCACCACCATCAGGGTCAGTGCCAAAGTGTGTGTTCTTTGATCTACATGGTTCTGTGCAATTTGACATCCTAGTACATGGTAACGTATGTTCAACAGTCCAACAAGGACACTTCTCTATTGTTGTGGAGTCTAATGCCCCATCTCCAGCACCTGCTGCTGTTGCTGTTGCTGCTGATGTTGGAAAAGGAGGTTCTAAGAACAAGCACAGGGTGTGGATAATTGTTGCATCATTTCTTGGTGGATGCGTGTTGGTGATCTTGTTGAGTCTATTGATTGTTAAAGTGAGAAGAACCAAACAAGGGATGAAGATTCAGCAGCTGGAATGGGTAGCTGAGAGCAATGAAACTTTGCATATGGCATCCATTGGAGGCACCAAAGCACCACTTGCAGTGGGGACTCGCACCAGACCAACAATTGAAAATGATTACGTGCCTTAG